From a region of the Arthrobacter sp. OAP107 genome:
- a CDS encoding TraM recognition domain-containing protein, giving the protein MGAPSSGKRSRMDGETILLWVFITIVVLGVGSVAGAVHLGSMLSADGQRLPANPFELVFGLLSQKVMWPAAATWVLIGFGVLIIVAAVLLVRAVLRKRSKRSRVDAAAQHMAKGRDLRALSLRGATATAERLGVKGSPGVPVGKTVLGGQMIYGSWEDMHIDIWGPRTGKTTSRAIPAILAAPGAALVTSNKRDIVDGTRDVRETEGPVWVFDPQSVALEEPVWWWNPLSYVTDEVKAARLADHFAAGSRGPDAKTDAYFDPAGQDLLAGLLLAAALDDRPITQVHTWLTRPADDEAVDILKAHGFAQTSNAVGGVINAPEKQRGGVYGTALQMASCLTNRQVARWVTPQGEKDERPQFDPAEFVRSKGTLYSLSKEGKGTAGPLVTALTVATVEAAEELAVHSPGGRLATPMVGVLDEAANVCRWRELPNLYSHYGSRGIVLMTILQSWSQGVEVWGRDGMRKLWSASNIKVYGGGVAEAEFLNELAQLVGEYRYSNMTRSRSKQGTSYSHDDDRKERTLDVSDLAAFPRGRAIMFASGAPAALLETVPWMSGSQADAVRASLAAHDPANKPAAAAGSRWIAAGASHE; this is encoded by the coding sequence ATGGGTGCACCAAGCAGCGGCAAGCGGTCCCGGATGGACGGCGAAACCATCCTGCTCTGGGTCTTCATCACCATCGTGGTGCTCGGTGTCGGCTCGGTGGCCGGCGCCGTGCACCTAGGGTCAATGCTGTCCGCTGACGGCCAGAGACTGCCCGCGAACCCGTTTGAACTGGTCTTCGGTCTGCTCTCGCAGAAGGTCATGTGGCCCGCGGCCGCCACCTGGGTACTGATCGGCTTCGGCGTCCTCATCATCGTCGCGGCAGTCTTGTTGGTCCGTGCGGTGCTGCGGAAACGGTCCAAGCGTTCGCGTGTGGACGCCGCCGCCCAGCACATGGCCAAAGGCCGTGACCTGCGCGCCCTGAGCCTGCGCGGGGCCACGGCCACCGCCGAACGTCTCGGAGTGAAGGGCTCACCCGGCGTCCCGGTCGGCAAGACGGTCCTCGGCGGGCAGATGATCTACGGCTCCTGGGAAGACATGCACATCGACATCTGGGGCCCCAGGACGGGCAAGACGACGTCCCGGGCGATCCCGGCGATCCTCGCCGCCCCGGGGGCTGCGCTGGTGACCTCAAACAAGCGGGACATCGTTGACGGAACACGCGACGTCCGTGAAACCGAGGGCCCGGTCTGGGTTTTCGACCCGCAGTCCGTCGCACTCGAGGAACCCGTCTGGTGGTGGAACCCCCTGTCCTACGTCACGGACGAAGTGAAGGCCGCTCGCCTGGCCGATCACTTCGCAGCCGGCTCCCGCGGCCCGGACGCTAAAACGGACGCCTACTTCGATCCCGCCGGCCAGGATCTCCTCGCCGGGCTCCTGCTCGCCGCAGCCCTCGACGACCGGCCAATCACGCAGGTGCACACCTGGCTGACCCGTCCCGCTGATGATGAAGCAGTGGACATCCTCAAAGCCCACGGCTTCGCCCAGACCTCCAACGCCGTCGGCGGCGTCATCAACGCACCCGAGAAGCAGCGCGGCGGCGTGTACGGCACGGCGTTGCAGATGGCGTCCTGCCTCACCAACCGCCAAGTGGCCCGCTGGGTGACCCCGCAGGGGGAGAAGGACGAGCGGCCCCAGTTCGATCCGGCAGAGTTCGTCCGGTCCAAGGGCACGCTGTACAGCCTTTCAAAGGAAGGCAAAGGCACTGCCGGCCCGCTGGTGACGGCGCTGACCGTTGCCACGGTCGAGGCCGCCGAAGAGCTCGCCGTCCACTCGCCCGGGGGCCGGCTGGCCACGCCCATGGTCGGTGTCCTGGACGAAGCAGCCAACGTCTGCCGCTGGCGAGAACTGCCGAACCTCTACAGCCACTACGGCTCCCGCGGCATCGTCCTGATGACCATCCTCCAGTCCTGGTCCCAAGGCGTTGAAGTGTGGGGCCGCGACGGGATGCGCAAACTCTGGAGCGCCTCCAACATCAAGGTCTACGGCGGCGGCGTGGCCGAAGCCGAATTCCTCAACGAACTCGCCCAGCTCGTCGGCGAATACCGCTACTCCAACATGACCAGAAGCCGCTCCAAACAAGGCACCTCCTACAGCCACGACGATGACCGCAAGGAACGCACCCTGGACGTCTCGGACCTGGCCGCGTTCCCTCGCGGCCGTGCCATCATGTTCGCCTCCGGCGCCCCCGCTGCACTGCTGGAGACAGTGCCGTGGATGAGCGGTTCGCAGGCTGACGCGGTGCGGGCCTCCCTCGCCGCACACGACCCTGCGAACAAGCCGGCGGCCGCGGCCGGCAGCCGGTGGATTGCCGCGGGTGCCTCTCATGAGTGA
- a CDS encoding recombinase family protein, giving the protein MSRNVVGYARVSTRGQSLDSQVDALVAAGAVRVFQEYASGATQARARWKDCLDYLQPGNVLLVADLTRLGRSTSDLADIVTVLGQRGIGFRSLAEPWLDTTSAHGKLIFDMFASIAEYERSRLSERTKAGLAAAKARGRLGGRPRSMTPGKLETARQLRNEGKTLKETADRLSVSVSSLTRALSRNDVPDVASELD; this is encoded by the coding sequence GTGTCCAGGAACGTAGTCGGCTATGCGAGGGTCAGTACTCGTGGTCAATCGCTCGATTCGCAGGTGGACGCGTTGGTAGCGGCCGGGGCGGTCCGCGTCTTTCAGGAGTACGCCTCCGGTGCTACCCAGGCAAGGGCGCGGTGGAAGGACTGCTTGGATTACCTGCAGCCGGGCAACGTGCTATTGGTCGCGGACCTGACCCGGCTAGGCCGTAGTACCTCCGACCTCGCGGACATCGTCACAGTGCTGGGTCAACGGGGGATAGGCTTCCGTTCCTTGGCTGAGCCTTGGCTGGATACGACCAGCGCCCACGGCAAGCTCATCTTTGACATGTTCGCTTCCATCGCGGAATACGAACGATCACGGCTATCGGAAAGAACAAAGGCCGGGCTGGCCGCAGCGAAAGCGCGAGGCCGGCTCGGCGGCCGTCCGCGATCGATGACGCCAGGGAAACTGGAAACTGCCCGGCAGCTGCGTAACGAAGGAAAAACTTTGAAAGAAACGGCGGACCGGCTTAGCGTGAGCGTTTCATCACTGACTCGGGCTCTTAGCAGGAACGACGTTCCAGACGTCGCATCCGAACTCGACTAG
- a CDS encoding ATP/GTP-binding protein, translating into MFESRTKHQRTPAPATKLAAAVARRPGLRGWRGRGQGEAVYVTAADEWRGTSVQVCGLWPFVGGSGTPILGVPIGVHTDTGAPFGADPISWFMHGMINNPSMFVLGLPHYGKSTLVRHIVLGLAGRGINPLILGDLKPDYVDLIEALGGQVISLGPGRGHLNVLDPGEATGAAVRLLASAEEHRAKANRILNDPDGDQAAAAPLLAAAVKAAKLAEQLMADSHNRRLNMITALITIVRNAKPSAHEESLIDRALHILDERLDRVPLIGDLIEVIKDAPDELRAIALDRGDMSRYLDATDQLRQSLYSLDGSGRFSDMFSQPTDQPMDLTKPVVFDLSGISDTQRDIQAACLLACWSTGFATVQVAHTLADAGLEPRRNYFVVMDELWRALRSGEGMVDRVDSLTRLNRTEGVGQAMITHTMSDLEALPTESERMKARGFVERSGMVVCGALPGAEMEKLNKAVTLSRAEQARLISWADPGSWTDVGGSRKRVRPGLGKFLFKVGGRPGIPVALKLTSVEEKLHDTNKRWTINRNGEGEN; encoded by the coding sequence ATGTTCGAAAGCCGTACCAAGCACCAGCGCACACCGGCCCCAGCCACGAAGCTCGCCGCCGCGGTCGCCCGCCGTCCGGGCCTTCGGGGCTGGCGCGGCCGCGGACAGGGCGAAGCAGTCTATGTCACGGCAGCCGACGAATGGCGCGGAACCTCGGTCCAGGTCTGCGGTCTCTGGCCGTTCGTGGGCGGGTCCGGCACCCCGATCCTGGGAGTACCGATCGGAGTTCACACCGACACCGGGGCGCCCTTCGGGGCCGATCCGATCAGCTGGTTCATGCACGGCATGATCAACAACCCCTCCATGTTTGTCCTCGGACTGCCGCACTACGGCAAGTCCACGTTGGTCCGGCACATCGTCCTGGGCCTGGCGGGCCGGGGTATCAACCCGTTGATCCTTGGTGACCTGAAGCCGGACTACGTTGACCTGATCGAAGCCCTCGGCGGGCAGGTCATCAGTCTGGGTCCTGGACGCGGCCACTTGAACGTCCTGGACCCCGGTGAAGCCACGGGAGCCGCCGTCAGACTGCTCGCCTCGGCCGAGGAACACCGGGCCAAGGCTAACCGGATCCTGAACGATCCAGATGGCGACCAGGCTGCGGCCGCGCCGCTGCTGGCTGCCGCGGTGAAGGCGGCGAAGCTGGCCGAACAGCTGATGGCCGACTCGCACAACCGGCGCCTGAACATGATTACGGCGCTGATCACCATCGTGCGGAACGCCAAGCCCAGCGCCCACGAGGAGTCCCTGATTGACCGGGCCCTGCACATCCTGGACGAGCGTCTGGACCGCGTGCCCCTGATCGGGGATCTGATCGAGGTCATCAAAGACGCCCCCGACGAGTTGCGGGCGATCGCCTTGGACCGTGGCGATATGAGCCGCTACCTCGACGCGACCGACCAGCTGCGCCAGTCGCTGTACTCCCTCGACGGCTCGGGCCGGTTCTCCGACATGTTCTCCCAGCCCACAGACCAGCCGATGGACCTGACCAAACCCGTGGTCTTCGACCTCTCAGGGATCTCCGACACACAGCGGGACATCCAAGCTGCCTGCCTGCTGGCCTGCTGGTCAACCGGGTTCGCCACCGTCCAGGTGGCCCACACCCTGGCCGACGCCGGCCTGGAGCCTCGCCGTAACTACTTCGTCGTCATGGACGAATTGTGGCGGGCCCTTCGCTCCGGTGAAGGCATGGTCGACCGGGTTGACTCGCTCACCCGTCTGAACCGTACCGAAGGTGTCGGGCAGGCCATGATCACGCACACCATGAGCGACCTCGAAGCCCTGCCCACGGAATCCGAACGGATGAAAGCCCGCGGATTCGTTGAACGCTCCGGCATGGTCGTCTGCGGCGCGCTCCCAGGGGCAGAAATGGAAAAACTCAACAAAGCCGTCACCCTCTCCCGGGCCGAACAGGCCCGCCTCATCTCCTGGGCTGACCCCGGGTCATGGACTGACGTCGGCGGATCCCGCAAACGAGTCCGCCCGGGCCTGGGCAAGTTCCTCTTCAAAGTCGGCGGCCGCCCGGGCATCCCGGTCGCGCTCAAGCTAACCAGCGTCGAAGAAAAACTGCACGACACGAACAAGCGCTGGACGATCAACAGGAACGGCGAAGGGGAGAACTGA
- a CDS encoding helix-turn-helix domain-containing protein: MRWDGLSVDPKYLEALFAKYPERLTPQDLEEIFGLSRNTVYRWLQTGVIPAYQVEKTWLIARDQVKDWVWENRNTLRKGQTPEVNEDQP, encoded by the coding sequence ATGCGGTGGGACGGACTGAGCGTGGACCCCAAGTACCTGGAAGCACTCTTCGCCAAGTACCCGGAGCGTCTGACGCCTCAGGACCTCGAAGAGATCTTCGGGTTGTCCCGAAACACCGTCTACCGCTGGCTCCAAACCGGAGTGATTCCTGCTTACCAAGTCGAGAAGACATGGTTGATCGCCAGAGACCAAGTCAAGGACTGGGTCTGGGAGAACCGGAACACACTCAGGAAGGGCCAGACACCGGAAGTGAACGAGGACCAGCCCTAG
- a CDS encoding DUF6668 family protein, with protein sequence MTLGAETIDEPVPAVPEEPAFIPTGATRPQLSVPQPDQADRLPRRNVAGREPGFWWLGVHGGAGETSLARLDKNTRAADHHWPLTATGSVVVLVARSNIPGLRAARLAATEWASRSLPGIQVAGLVVMADAPGRLPKEIRDFSRVVGGGVPHVWHFPWVDGWRYGHDIAPEELSKEARTVLEQVHLAVTVTAALPAK encoded by the coding sequence GTGACGCTCGGCGCAGAAACTATCGACGAACCTGTTCCAGCCGTCCCGGAAGAGCCGGCCTTCATCCCTACGGGGGCGACGAGGCCGCAGCTCAGTGTTCCGCAGCCGGACCAAGCGGACCGGCTTCCCCGAAGGAACGTTGCGGGGAGGGAACCGGGTTTCTGGTGGCTTGGCGTGCACGGCGGTGCGGGCGAAACGTCGCTTGCACGCCTGGACAAGAACACCAGGGCAGCCGATCATCACTGGCCTTTGACGGCAACCGGGTCCGTCGTCGTCCTGGTTGCGCGTTCCAATATCCCCGGCCTGCGCGCGGCCCGGTTGGCTGCAACTGAATGGGCCTCACGGTCGCTTCCCGGGATCCAGGTCGCTGGCCTGGTGGTCATGGCCGACGCTCCCGGACGGCTCCCCAAAGAAATCCGCGACTTCTCCCGCGTCGTCGGCGGGGGAGTGCCCCACGTGTGGCACTTTCCTTGGGTGGACGGATGGCGTTACGGCCACGACATCGCCCCCGAAGAACTTTCCAAAGAAGCCCGCACCGTCCTTGAGCAGGTACACCTCGCAGTAACTGTCACCGCCGCACTCCCGGCCAAGTAG
- a CDS encoding SCO6880 family protein, translating into MAAIENTYREPTYGNWRRPRKAGIGTLGGLASAGLFVGLIITVICFFVGGWFAGLVALLVLGLALAVVSVTDKHNKSVGERVFGRLAFRLARRKKANIYRSGPLGLTPWGEFQLPGIAAGSKLYEFTDSYGRPFALIHLPSTAHYTVVFGTQPDGASLVDPEQIDAWVANWGGWLASLSNEPAVVAASVTVETAPDSGARLRREVESNIHDDAPDIAKAMLREALRTYPQGSATIRAWVALTFSAAARAGGKRRTADEIAKDLASRLPSLTERLESTGAGACAPLNAQELCEVVRVAYDPAAARLIDEAHYQGTPVDLNWSDVGPSAHQADWDGYRHDSGHSVSWSMTGAPRGHILASALARLVAPHGEIARKRVTLLYRPIEAGRAAAIVESDQTNALTRASSTNRPTARALVDARAAQATAAEEAKGAGLVNFGMVVTATVLSSRDLDDAVAVVEGNLGPSARLLLRRAYGSQDSAFAASLPLGLVLPKHLKVPEEIREAM; encoded by the coding sequence ATGGCAGCGATCGAGAACACCTACAGGGAACCGACCTACGGCAACTGGCGACGTCCGCGGAAGGCCGGCATCGGCACTCTTGGTGGGCTGGCCTCAGCAGGATTGTTTGTTGGCCTCATCATCACGGTGATTTGTTTCTTCGTCGGCGGCTGGTTCGCCGGACTGGTTGCCCTGCTCGTCCTTGGGTTGGCGCTGGCCGTCGTCTCGGTGACCGACAAGCACAACAAGTCTGTAGGGGAGCGGGTCTTCGGCCGTTTGGCATTCCGCTTGGCGCGGCGCAAGAAGGCCAACATCTACCGTTCCGGCCCGTTGGGACTGACGCCCTGGGGCGAGTTCCAGCTGCCGGGGATCGCCGCCGGTTCCAAACTTTACGAGTTCACGGACTCCTATGGGCGCCCGTTCGCGTTGATCCACCTTCCCTCCACCGCGCACTACACCGTTGTTTTCGGGACGCAGCCTGACGGGGCGTCGCTGGTCGATCCCGAACAGATTGATGCCTGGGTGGCTAACTGGGGCGGATGGCTGGCTTCGCTGTCGAATGAACCTGCCGTCGTGGCTGCCTCCGTCACGGTCGAAACTGCCCCCGATTCCGGGGCGCGGTTGCGCCGGGAAGTTGAGTCGAACATCCACGACGACGCCCCTGACATTGCCAAGGCCATGCTCCGGGAGGCTCTGAGAACCTACCCGCAGGGATCGGCCACCATCCGGGCGTGGGTCGCTCTGACGTTCAGCGCCGCTGCCCGGGCCGGCGGCAAGCGACGCACCGCCGACGAGATCGCAAAGGATCTCGCATCACGGCTTCCCAGCCTCACCGAGCGTCTGGAATCCACCGGCGCCGGTGCGTGCGCACCGTTGAACGCCCAGGAACTGTGTGAGGTCGTTCGGGTCGCGTACGACCCTGCAGCGGCACGGCTCATCGACGAAGCCCACTACCAAGGCACCCCCGTTGACCTGAACTGGAGCGACGTCGGACCGTCCGCCCACCAAGCGGACTGGGACGGCTACCGCCACGATTCCGGCCACTCAGTGTCCTGGTCAATGACGGGCGCACCCCGCGGCCACATCCTGGCATCAGCACTGGCCCGCCTGGTAGCACCGCATGGGGAGATTGCCCGCAAACGCGTCACCTTGCTGTACCGGCCGATCGAGGCCGGCCGCGCGGCCGCCATCGTGGAGTCGGACCAGACAAACGCCCTGACCCGGGCCTCCTCGACTAACCGGCCCACAGCCCGCGCTCTGGTTGATGCGCGCGCAGCGCAGGCCACCGCAGCGGAGGAAGCCAAAGGTGCCGGGCTGGTCAACTTCGGCATGGTGGTCACCGCCACGGTGCTGTCGTCCCGTGACCTCGATGATGCCGTGGCCGTCGTGGAAGGCAACCTCGGCCCGTCGGCACGTCTGCTGTTGCGGCGCGCCTACGGCTCACAGGATTCTGCCTTTGCCGCGTCCCTGCCACTGGGACTGGTCCTGCCCAAGCACCTGAAGGTTCCCGAAGAGATCCGCGAGGCCATGTGA
- a CDS encoding chromosome partitioning protein ParA, with the protein MMETQALDFPKINAVLRTNGTGEVTINGTSHAIEAADEAAVLSDALRLITETAAQLGRPVRVSTTDPDGQGLIIVSPEGVVSEATPIKPTSRREQDTLPVKAAPSPEPAKVTTAPAPAPAAPPAEETPAHPADAAPVTFGAAITDAPAQGPAPASTPAVAEPATQRSLKDTSFLISTPMLQPATRGWRGALSRLGFRMDPSAEELAEREDIRTVSQHWPGPRTVAVVNRKGGANKTPTVVMLSAILARYSGAATVAWDNNESQGTLGWRTEQGGHNNSVLDLIDSSQALLSPSAQAAEIAQFVHHQTSDKFDVLRSDENDEGDHEVTAEEVDIAHQVLTRYYRLIVMDSGNTARAANWRRMIHHTNQLVVPVTAIEDRAEAARLTLQTLESRGGHDAELARNAVVIVSESTDAKRSMSGDALKRAKDEAQRIADGFTPHVRAVVRIPYDPALVNGPIRYDALQPATQRAWLSAAAAVARGF; encoded by the coding sequence ATGATGGAAACCCAAGCACTCGACTTCCCCAAGATCAACGCCGTTCTCCGCACCAACGGAACCGGCGAAGTCACCATCAACGGGACCTCCCACGCGATCGAGGCCGCCGACGAAGCCGCCGTCCTTAGCGATGCGTTGCGCCTCATCACCGAAACCGCTGCTCAGCTCGGCCGACCCGTCCGCGTCAGCACCACCGATCCGGACGGGCAGGGCCTCATCATCGTCTCCCCCGAGGGCGTCGTCAGCGAAGCCACTCCAATCAAGCCCACCTCCCGTCGGGAGCAGGACACCTTGCCCGTTAAGGCCGCCCCTTCACCCGAGCCGGCCAAGGTCACGACCGCGCCCGCTCCGGCTCCCGCTGCCCCTCCGGCTGAGGAAACGCCGGCACATCCAGCCGACGCTGCGCCGGTGACCTTCGGAGCAGCTATCACGGATGCGCCCGCCCAGGGGCCCGCACCGGCCTCTACACCAGCCGTTGCGGAGCCTGCCACCCAGCGCAGCCTCAAAGACACCTCGTTCCTCATCAGCACGCCCATGCTCCAGCCCGCCACACGCGGCTGGCGCGGCGCTCTCAGCCGCCTGGGTTTCCGCATGGACCCCTCCGCCGAAGAACTGGCCGAACGCGAAGACATCCGCACCGTCAGCCAACACTGGCCCGGCCCCCGCACCGTCGCGGTCGTCAACCGCAAGGGCGGAGCGAACAAGACCCCCACCGTCGTCATGCTCAGCGCCATCCTGGCCCGCTACAGCGGCGCAGCGACCGTCGCCTGGGACAACAACGAATCACAGGGCACGCTCGGCTGGCGCACCGAACAGGGCGGCCACAACAACAGCGTCCTGGATCTCATCGACTCCTCCCAGGCGCTGCTCTCCCCCAGCGCCCAGGCAGCCGAGATCGCCCAGTTCGTCCACCACCAGACCTCAGACAAGTTCGACGTCCTGCGCTCAGACGAGAACGACGAAGGCGACCACGAAGTGACCGCAGAAGAAGTGGACATCGCCCACCAGGTACTCACCCGCTACTACCGGCTCATCGTGATGGACTCAGGCAACACCGCGCGCGCGGCTAACTGGCGCCGCATGATCCACCACACCAACCAGCTCGTCGTCCCAGTGACAGCAATCGAAGACCGCGCCGAAGCCGCCCGACTGACCCTCCAAACCCTCGAATCCCGTGGCGGCCACGACGCCGAACTGGCCCGCAACGCCGTCGTCATCGTCTCCGAATCCACCGACGCCAAGCGCAGCATGAGCGGCGACGCACTCAAACGCGCCAAAGACGAAGCCCAAAGGATCGCAGACGGCTTCACCCCCCATGTACGAGCCGTCGTCCGGATCCCCTACGACCCCGCCCTGGTCAACGGCCCCATCCGCTACGACGCCCTCCAACCCGCCACCCAGCGCGCTTGGCTCTCCGCCGCTGCAGCCGTAGCTCGGGGCTTCTGA
- a CDS encoding CHAP domain-containing protein, with protein sequence MPSPTSGPVLVAGAVLAPVGLVLSIILFGGGSQAAADVCSPTGSSVSADASQMPRVAVAGYAGEQLTNAALIINAGKALGLSARGQTIGVMTAMGESGLRVLDHGDGPGPDSRGLFQQRDNGTWGTYQARMNPTASASNFFKALKKINGWEQLEPTTAAHRVQRNADPFHYRPYWAAAVEVVAALGDVKVTAAGGERSCGIPGQSGKDDDLPWGTAKIYEPSPLGMFNRECVDFALWRVNQQLGSTTAPYKILNGTFRPDGALLGSALTWKDGWDAKGWPTGTTPRVGAVVWYSPGTGGADATYGHVAIVKAVNGDGSFLEEGYNGNPAPNDHTYYTRTVQNGTPSAFLYLPGSDSPEEP encoded by the coding sequence ATGCCATCACCAACGAGCGGGCCCGTGCTGGTCGCCGGCGCCGTCCTTGCACCCGTCGGATTGGTGCTGTCCATCATCCTGTTCGGCGGGGGCTCCCAGGCCGCGGCCGACGTCTGCTCACCGACCGGTTCCAGCGTCAGCGCCGACGCAAGCCAAATGCCCCGGGTCGCTGTCGCCGGCTACGCGGGCGAACAACTGACGAACGCCGCCCTGATCATCAACGCAGGCAAAGCCCTTGGCCTGTCTGCCCGGGGGCAAACGATCGGTGTCATGACGGCCATGGGCGAGTCCGGGCTGCGTGTCCTGGACCACGGCGACGGACCGGGACCTGACTCCCGGGGACTGTTCCAGCAGCGCGACAACGGCACGTGGGGCACCTATCAGGCCCGGATGAACCCCACGGCCTCCGCCAGCAACTTCTTCAAGGCCCTGAAGAAGATCAACGGATGGGAACAGCTCGAACCCACCACGGCCGCACACAGGGTCCAGCGCAACGCAGACCCATTCCACTACCGGCCCTACTGGGCGGCCGCCGTCGAGGTCGTCGCCGCCCTGGGCGACGTGAAGGTCACCGCCGCCGGCGGGGAAAGGTCCTGCGGCATCCCCGGGCAATCCGGCAAAGACGATGACCTGCCGTGGGGCACGGCCAAGATCTACGAGCCATCCCCTCTGGGCATGTTCAACCGGGAATGCGTCGACTTCGCCCTCTGGCGAGTCAACCAGCAGCTGGGCAGCACCACAGCCCCCTACAAGATCCTGAACGGCACCTTCCGGCCCGACGGCGCCCTGCTCGGCTCTGCCCTGACCTGGAAGGACGGCTGGGACGCCAAAGGCTGGCCCACCGGCACAACACCACGTGTCGGCGCGGTCGTCTGGTACTCACCGGGAACCGGAGGCGCGGACGCCACCTACGGCCACGTCGCCATCGTCAAAGCCGTCAACGGTGACGGCAGCTTCCTCGAAGAGGGCTACAACGGCAACCCCGCCCCCAACGACCACACCTACTACACCCGCACAGTACAGAACGGCACTCCCAGCGCCTTTCTCTACCTGCCCGGCAGCGACTCACCGGAGGAACCATGA
- a CDS encoding ParA family protein — protein MARSLQTPAPPKSRATRAIDRVISLANGKGGVGKTTTAANVGGYVALAGSRVLLIDLDPQGDLARDLGYDRQTGREFFQALIAGTPPMILRDVRENLDVIPGGQDLEDIQGLMVSRSSRSDAGDFGDMLYAVLAPLADDYDLILIDTPPGERILVEGAFAISSAVVIPTRSDDASIDGVERIARRFMAVRDRNPSLQLAGIVLFGVGPRSMRLERSVRDTLEEMLGTVAPVFATRIRNLESASADARRKGLLFHELEGAVTDAQKNRLKALRAGEKPADGFFSRNAGGLAEEYEQLTGEILARLNEIESGNEA, from the coding sequence ATGGCACGATCACTGCAAACCCCTGCACCCCCGAAATCCCGGGCAACACGGGCCATTGACCGTGTCATCTCCCTGGCCAACGGCAAAGGCGGAGTCGGCAAGACGACCACCGCAGCCAATGTTGGCGGGTACGTCGCGCTGGCTGGCTCCCGTGTGCTGCTGATCGACCTTGACCCGCAGGGCGACCTGGCCCGCGACCTTGGATACGACCGGCAGACAGGGAGGGAATTCTTCCAGGCCCTGATCGCCGGCACGCCCCCGATGATCCTGCGCGACGTCCGGGAAAACCTTGACGTCATCCCAGGCGGCCAGGACCTCGAAGACATCCAAGGCCTAATGGTGTCCCGCTCAAGCCGCTCCGACGCCGGCGACTTCGGCGACATGCTCTACGCCGTCCTGGCCCCGCTGGCAGACGATTACGACTTGATCCTGATCGACACCCCTCCGGGGGAGCGGATCCTCGTAGAAGGCGCCTTCGCGATCTCCAGTGCAGTCGTCATTCCTACCCGTTCCGATGATGCGAGCATCGACGGTGTCGAACGCATTGCACGTCGCTTCATGGCTGTACGTGACCGGAACCCGTCCCTGCAGTTGGCAGGTATCGTCCTGTTCGGTGTCGGCCCGCGCTCCATGCGCCTCGAACGCAGCGTCCGAGACACCTTGGAAGAAATGCTCGGCACCGTCGCCCCAGTCTTCGCAACCCGGATCAGGAACCTGGAGAGCGCAAGCGCGGACGCCCGCCGCAAAGGCCTGCTCTTCCACGAACTTGAAGGTGCCGTTACCGACGCTCAGAAGAACCGCCTAAAGGCGCTTCGGGCGGGGGAGAAGCCCGCGGACGGCTTCTTCTCGCGCAACGCCGGGGGACTCGCTGAAGAGTACGAGCAGCTGACCGGCGAGATCCTCGCCCGACTGAACGAGATCGAAAGCGGGAACGAAGCATGA